The following coding sequences lie in one Deltaproteobacteria bacterium IMCC39524 genomic window:
- a CDS encoding lysophospholipid acyltransferase family protein produces MDKIKGFYQGTEYRSPERKIGFLSKLLPTLSFYIRAISIVYKASSAAKRGNYDSVDWHNSSAATVEALEKTGCHFEVTGIEHIQGIDRPIIFIGNHMSTLETFVLPSLIMPQSRDLDYVIKRSLVDYPIFGNIVKTRDPVVVDRVNPRDDLKVVMEEGAKRLDQGRNLIIFPQHTRTVDFDPKKFNSIGVKLAQRTGAIVIPVALLTWAWSAGKMVKDFGPIIPSRTIHFAFGEPMEITGKGQEEQQRIVDFIQSHLKRWRAEA; encoded by the coding sequence ATGGACAAGATCAAGGGATTTTACCAAGGAACAGAATATCGCTCCCCCGAACGCAAGATAGGCTTTCTGAGCAAATTGCTGCCAACGCTCTCTTTCTACATCAGGGCGATTTCAATCGTATACAAGGCAAGCTCAGCAGCCAAACGTGGCAATTACGACTCTGTTGACTGGCATAACAGCAGCGCAGCCACCGTTGAAGCTCTGGAGAAAACCGGCTGCCACTTTGAAGTGACCGGTATTGAACATATCCAGGGCATCGATCGCCCCATCATTTTTATCGGCAACCACATGAGCACCCTCGAAACCTTTGTGCTGCCATCGCTGATCATGCCGCAGAGCCGTGATCTCGACTATGTTATCAAGCGCAGCCTGGTTGATTATCCGATCTTCGGCAATATTGTAAAAACCAGGGATCCTGTCGTCGTTGACCGGGTCAATCCTCGCGATGACCTCAAGGTTGTCATGGAAGAAGGGGCGAAACGCCTGGATCAGGGTCGCAATCTGATAATCTTTCCCCAGCACACGCGAACGGTTGACTTCGACCCGAAGAAATTTAACAGCATCGGTGTCAAGCTTGCTCAAAGAACCGGGGCCATTGTTATTCCCGTCGCGCTTCTGACATGGGCCTGGTCAGCGGGCAAAATGGTCAAGGATTTCGGGCCGATCATTCCTTCCCGAACCATTCACTTTGCCTTTGGTGAGCCGATGGAAATAACGGGCAAAGGGCAAGAGGAACAGCAGCGTATTGTTGACTTCATTCAAAGCCATCTCAAGAGATGGCGAGCAGAGGCTTAA
- a CDS encoding DnaJ C-terminal domain-containing protein, with protein MASDYYAVLGIEKNATADQIKKAYRKLALKYHPDKNPDDKKAEERFKEISEAYAVLSDAEKKQQYDQYGDAAFHQRFSQEDIFRNADFGDIFREFGFGGGGDDVFSQIFGGRGGHHRPRPRKGQDYLMRITIPFRQAILGGERRVDLERNGQSEQLQVRIPPGVEPGQKLRISGKGAASPNGGQNGDLMLEINVSKDTRFRREDKNLYTTVKIPFTGACLGTTVTVETLEDSKRIKVKPGTQNGSKIRLKGFGVPGRAGDTNGDLYAVIDIEVPQLLSEEQKVLIEKLRDQGV; from the coding sequence ATGGCCTCAGATTACTATGCTGTGCTCGGTATCGAGAAAAACGCAACGGCCGACCAGATTAAAAAAGCCTACCGTAAACTGGCACTGAAATATCATCCCGACAAAAACCCGGATGACAAAAAGGCCGAAGAACGCTTCAAGGAAATTTCCGAAGCCTATGCGGTCCTCTCTGATGCTGAGAAGAAGCAGCAATACGACCAGTATGGCGACGCGGCCTTCCATCAGCGCTTTTCTCAGGAAGATATTTTCCGCAATGCAGACTTCGGAGACATCTTTCGTGAGTTCGGCTTCGGTGGTGGTGGAGACGACGTCTTCAGCCAAATATTCGGTGGCAGAGGGGGACATCACCGCCCACGACCCAGAAAGGGCCAGGACTACCTGATGCGAATCACGATCCCGTTTCGCCAGGCAATCCTCGGCGGAGAAAGACGGGTCGATCTCGAGCGCAACGGTCAGAGCGAGCAGTTACAGGTGCGCATTCCGCCCGGTGTAGAACCAGGGCAGAAGCTGCGTATCTCCGGCAAAGGAGCGGCCAGCCCGAACGGCGGGCAGAACGGCGACCTGATGTTGGAGATCAACGTCAGCAAAGACACCCGTTTTCGCCGCGAGGACAAAAACCTTTATACAACCGTCAAAATCCCATTCACCGGGGCATGTCTCGGCACCACGGTCACCGTAGAAACGCTTGAGGATAGTAAGCGCATCAAAGTGAAGCCAGGCACACAGAATGGCAGCAAGATCAGGCTCAAAGGCTTCGGTGTGCCTGGCCGGGCAGGGGATACAAACGGTGACCTCTATGCTGTCATTGACATTGAGGTACCACAGTTGCTGAGCGAGGAGCAGAAGGTGTTGATAGAGAAGCTTAGAGATCAAGGGGTCTAA
- the hemH gene encoding ferrochelatase → MENQPPAANPQPRVSLEKPAGLVLLNMGGPDSLRAVRPFLYNLFSDRDLIQLPAGALLQKPFAFMISALRAPKVKVNYASIGGKSPLLEWTEKQAAGVARELGDQVKPFVAMRYWQPRAEESLRRMKQEGITQAIVLSMYPHYTSATTGSSIKDFEAAASRVYPELEYTIIREWYDWPAYLDALASRIREGLEKFHELSRDEIPILFSAHALPQKFIDEGDPYLDHVTSTVRGVMERFPDHPWRLGFQSRSGPVQWMEPDTLEVLDQLGAEQAPGALIVPISFVSDHIETLQEIDFEFRMHAEEVGLPRFERTPSLNDNQDFIESLAALVRNHLEQK, encoded by the coding sequence GTGGAAAACCAGCCCCCAGCCGCCAATCCCCAACCCCGGGTTTCTCTTGAGAAACCCGCGGGTTTAGTTCTTCTGAATATGGGCGGACCCGACTCGTTAAGAGCGGTCCGCCCGTTTCTCTATAACCTCTTCTCTGATCGGGATCTGATCCAGTTGCCGGCAGGCGCACTGCTGCAAAAGCCCTTTGCTTTCATGATCAGTGCGCTGCGTGCACCGAAGGTCAAGGTCAACTATGCGTCAATCGGTGGCAAATCTCCACTGCTGGAGTGGACTGAAAAACAGGCTGCGGGGGTTGCTCGTGAACTTGGTGATCAGGTCAAGCCGTTCGTAGCTATGCGCTACTGGCAACCTCGTGCCGAGGAGAGTCTGCGGCGCATGAAACAGGAGGGCATTACGCAGGCCATTGTCCTTTCCATGTACCCGCACTATACCAGCGCCACCACGGGTAGCAGTATCAAGGATTTTGAAGCCGCCGCATCACGGGTTTACCCGGAACTTGAATATACGATCATTCGTGAATGGTACGATTGGCCCGCTTATCTTGATGCCCTGGCTAGCCGGATACGAGAAGGGCTGGAAAAGTTCCACGAACTTTCCCGTGATGAAATCCCGATTCTTTTCTCTGCACATGCCTTGCCGCAGAAGTTTATTGATGAAGGAGATCCCTACCTCGACCATGTAACCTCTACGGTGCGAGGGGTGATGGAGCGTTTCCCCGATCATCCCTGGAGGCTCGGCTTTCAGAGTCGTAGCGGGCCGGTGCAGTGGATGGAGCCCGACACCCTGGAAGTTCTCGACCAACTTGGTGCAGAACAAGCTCCCGGCGCCTTGATCGTGCCGATCTCTTTCGTGTCGGATCATATCGAAACACTGCAGGAGATTGATTTCGAGTTTCGCATGCACGCAGAGGAGGTTGGTTTGCCGCGCTTTGAAAGAACCCCTTCACTCAATGATAACCAGGACTTTATAGAGTCTCTGGCGGCATTGGTGCGTAATCATCTGGAGCAAAAATGA
- the hemE gene encoding uroporphyrinogen decarboxylase, producing the protein MSQEYTFIKACWGQPTDYVPVWLMRQAGRYLQCYKDVRAKGGGTFLDLCKDPARAAEVTIQPIDILDADAAILFSDILTPIEPMGMKLDFVPGPVFEDPIRTAADVDALVVPEDMSQAVSYVPAIIKRLRVAFEGRVPLIGFGGAPFTLACYMVEGKGSKDFASLKQMMYSDFPLYDALMKKITEMDRRYLNMQIEAGAQAIQIFDTWGGLLAPHDYERYILPYVKELINGLNRDGIPVIYFVKNGGTMLELVKEAGADVLGLDWHVNLGKARDIIGPDVAVQGNLDPTVLYAPKDHIEREVQRILDENAGRPGFIFNLGHGILPTVPPENAIHMVECVHRLSGK; encoded by the coding sequence ATGTCTCAAGAATACACGTTCATCAAGGCTTGCTGGGGCCAGCCAACTGACTATGTTCCCGTATGGCTGATGCGCCAGGCTGGTCGCTACCTGCAATGCTACAAGGATGTCCGCGCCAAGGGCGGCGGCACCTTTCTCGATCTCTGCAAAGACCCCGCCCGCGCTGCGGAAGTCACCATCCAGCCGATCGATATCCTCGATGCTGATGCAGCGATCCTTTTCTCAGATATCCTGACACCGATTGAGCCGATGGGGATGAAACTTGATTTCGTTCCGGGGCCTGTCTTTGAAGACCCGATTCGCACCGCTGCTGATGTTGATGCTCTAGTGGTACCTGAGGATATGAGCCAGGCGGTCTCTTATGTGCCGGCCATTATCAAGCGTCTGCGGGTTGCCTTTGAAGGCCGCGTACCTCTGATCGGTTTTGGCGGCGCGCCTTTTACTCTCGCCTGTTACATGGTCGAAGGTAAAGGCAGCAAGGACTTTGCATCTCTCAAGCAGATGATGTATTCGGACTTCCCGCTTTACGATGCCCTGATGAAGAAGATCACCGAGATGGATCGGCGCTACCTCAACATGCAGATCGAAGCCGGTGCCCAGGCCATCCAGATTTTCGATACCTGGGGTGGTCTGCTGGCACCTCACGATTACGAGCGCTATATCCTTCCTTACGTCAAGGAGCTGATCAACGGCCTCAACCGTGACGGTATCCCGGTCATTTACTTCGTCAAAAATGGCGGTACCATGCTCGAATTGGTTAAGGAAGCTGGCGCCGATGTGCTTGGTCTCGACTGGCACGTCAACCTCGGTAAGGCTCGTGACATCATCGGCCCCGATGTTGCCGTACAGGGCAACCTCGACCCGACCGTGCTCTATGCTCCGAAGGATCACATTGAGCGTGAGGTGCAGCGCATTCTCGATGAGAACGCTGGTCGTCCTGGCTTCATCTTCAATCTTGGCCATGGCATCCTGCCGACGGTTCCACCTGAGAACGCCATCCATATGGTTGAATGTGTTCACCGCTTGAGTGGTAAATAA
- a CDS encoding radical SAM protein, whose amino-acid sequence MAPKEEYIPKWIAWESTQRCNLNCVHCRCSSDMDAAVGDFNTEEAFKLIDDICEVSQPVMVLSGGEPLLRKDIFEIARYGTSKGLRMCMATNGTLITDEVCQQMIEADIKMVSLSLDGSTAEIHDDFRACPGAFDGVVRAAEILNRNGIKFLINSSFTKRNQKDIGATFKVAKELGATAWYMFMIVPTGRGEDIMNELVSKEDYEEILSWHYQQEKGEDEILMRPTCAPHYYRVVPQMAKAEGVDFKRRSLTFSTGGGKGCIAAQTICLIDCFGNLKPCSYFHSSVGNVKQVPFKDLWFNSKTFNDLRNFKKYKGKCGECEFINVCGGCRARADAVYGDYMAEEPFCNYLPPRTLKRMEKEAAENAAKEKS is encoded by the coding sequence ATGGCGCCAAAAGAAGAGTATATCCCTAAATGGATTGCCTGGGAGTCGACCCAGCGATGCAATTTAAACTGTGTACACTGCCGCTGTTCCTCCGATATGGATGCGGCTGTTGGCGATTTTAATACCGAAGAGGCCTTCAAGCTGATTGACGACATCTGTGAGGTCAGCCAGCCGGTCATGGTCCTCTCTGGCGGAGAGCCTTTGTTGCGTAAGGATATCTTTGAAATTGCCCGTTATGGTACCAGCAAAGGTCTGCGAATGTGCATGGCCACCAACGGCACCCTGATCACGGATGAAGTCTGCCAGCAGATGATTGAAGCCGACATCAAGATGGTCTCCTTGTCTCTTGATGGCTCAACCGCTGAAATTCATGATGACTTCCGTGCCTGCCCGGGAGCCTTTGACGGTGTGGTGCGAGCTGCAGAAATCCTTAATCGAAACGGCATCAAGTTCCTGATCAACTCTTCGTTTACCAAGCGTAATCAGAAGGACATCGGTGCCACTTTCAAGGTGGCTAAAGAGCTTGGCGCAACAGCCTGGTATATGTTCATGATTGTACCGACCGGGCGTGGCGAAGATATTATGAACGAACTGGTTTCCAAGGAAGATTACGAGGAGATCCTGTCCTGGCACTATCAACAGGAGAAGGGGGAGGATGAGATCCTGATGCGCCCGACCTGCGCCCCGCATTACTATCGCGTTGTGCCGCAGATGGCCAAAGCCGAAGGCGTTGATTTCAAGCGGCGCAGCCTGACCTTCTCCACCGGCGGCGGCAAAGGCTGTATCGCTGCCCAGACCATCTGCCTGATAGATTGCTTCGGTAATCTCAAGCCCTGTTCCTACTTCCATTCCTCGGTCGGCAATGTTAAACAGGTGCCGTTCAAGGATCTCTGGTTCAACAGCAAGACTTTCAACGACCTTCGCAATTTCAAAAAGTACAAGGGCAAATGCGGGGAGTGCGAGTTCATCAACGTCTGTGGTGGTTGCCGCGCACGTGCCGATGCTGTTTACGGCGATTACATGGCAGAGGAGCCTTTCTGCAATTACCTGCCGCCGCGTACTTTGAAGCGTATGGAAAAAGAAGCGGCTGAAAATGCTGCAAAAGAAAAATCTTAA
- a CDS encoding nitronate monooxygenase family protein — MRIGKHEVTYPLIQGGMAVRVSGHRLAGHVARCGGVGLVASAGIALNDPQYTGDNYFAIEPQSLKDELAKAYAIAPDGVIGTNCMVAVTDYAALVKASCEGGAKLIVSGAGLPMNLPELTAEWPDVALVPIVSSIKAAELIARKWHKAYGRLPDAVVVEDPDTAGGHLGEKLEKIGTGGYDQYATVRGVKEYFRNKWNLDIPIIAAGGVWDHEDFQYAMEQGADGVQMGTRFVCTEECDADDAFKQAYLDCSKEDIGLLMSPAGLPGRALIRNVEAIRERDLVMTPTCPTGCLRKCAYKSSGERFCIVHALDRAQRGDTETGLVFCGTNAWKATKIETVAGIFAEFFHGEATQAASR, encoded by the coding sequence ATGCGCATCGGTAAACATGAAGTCACTTATCCCCTGATTCAGGGCGGCATGGCCGTGCGTGTTTCAGGGCACCGCCTGGCTGGCCATGTTGCTCGTTGTGGCGGCGTCGGTCTTGTGGCGTCTGCCGGTATCGCCCTGAACGATCCCCAGTACACCGGTGACAATTACTTCGCCATAGAGCCTCAGTCTCTCAAGGATGAGCTGGCAAAGGCTTACGCGATTGCCCCTGATGGTGTGATCGGTACCAACTGCATGGTCGCTGTAACCGACTATGCTGCACTGGTCAAGGCTTCTTGTGAAGGCGGTGCCAAGCTGATTGTCAGCGGTGCCGGATTACCGATGAACCTGCCGGAGTTAACCGCTGAATGGCCTGATGTTGCTCTGGTGCCGATTGTTTCTTCAATCAAGGCCGCCGAATTGATCGCCCGAAAATGGCACAAAGCTTACGGCCGCCTCCCCGATGCCGTGGTCGTAGAAGATCCCGATACGGCCGGTGGCCACCTTGGTGAAAAGCTGGAAAAAATTGGCACCGGCGGGTACGACCAGTACGCGACGGTTCGTGGAGTTAAAGAGTATTTCCGTAACAAGTGGAACCTCGATATCCCGATTATTGCTGCCGGCGGTGTCTGGGATCACGAAGATTTCCAGTATGCTATGGAGCAGGGCGCCGATGGCGTTCAGATGGGGACCCGCTTTGTCTGCACCGAAGAATGTGATGCCGATGATGCGTTCAAACAGGCGTACCTGGATTGCAGCAAGGAAGATATCGGCCTGCTCATGAGTCCGGCAGGCTTGCCGGGAAGAGCCCTGATTCGTAATGTCGAAGCGATTCGCGAACGTGACCTGGTGATGACACCTACCTGTCCGACCGGCTGCCTGCGTAAGTGCGCATATAAGTCTTCGGGGGAGCGCTTCTGCATCGTGCATGCTCTTGACCGCGCCCAGCGCGGGGACACAGAAACCGGGTTGGTCTTTTGTGGCACCAACGCCTGGAAGGCAACGAAGATCGAAACCGTGGCCGGAATCTTTGCTGAGTTTTTTCACGGAGAGGCGACACAGGCGGCGAGTCGTTAA
- a CDS encoding HAMP domain-containing sensor histidine kinase, translated as MNWLKRIFNPLMAFIGIQVAWVLAVIVWLNWFLGNHRKLRALAEKYSPELLVGGPDWLILTEGLLLLVSILVGVYVIFLYWRKQSSLVREQRQFISQVTHELKSPLASLQLHLETVRRHQPSPEQMAPFVETMLSDANRLNGLIDNLLSANRVGQKHWRLELQSIDFSAFVEKYFRDRQFTLPKAGKLSLDIKPGIFAAIDQDAMETVLRNLLENAVLYSDQSPEIMISLSSDQNHCYLVFTDHGRGIELNDQKKIFNIFYRVRRKNENIRGTGLGLFIVHANILRHHGQVKVESQGQGQGTTFRITLPLTGSASTTEAS; from the coding sequence ATGAACTGGCTGAAACGTATATTTAATCCGCTCATGGCTTTCATCGGCATCCAGGTCGCCTGGGTGCTTGCAGTGATTGTCTGGCTTAACTGGTTTCTCGGTAATCACCGCAAGCTGAGAGCACTGGCCGAAAAATACAGCCCAGAGCTTCTGGTTGGTGGCCCTGACTGGTTGATCCTGACAGAGGGGTTGCTGCTGCTGGTTTCCATACTGGTCGGCGTTTACGTCATCTTCCTGTACTGGCGCAAACAATCCTCCCTGGTTCGCGAGCAACGCCAGTTTATCTCCCAGGTGACCCACGAACTCAAATCACCGCTGGCCTCGCTGCAACTGCACCTGGAAACAGTGCGTCGCCACCAACCCTCACCTGAGCAGATGGCTCCCTTTGTAGAGACCATGCTGAGCGATGCGAACCGACTCAACGGACTGATCGACAACTTGCTGTCGGCTAACCGGGTCGGTCAGAAGCATTGGCGGCTCGAACTCCAATCAATCGACTTCAGTGCCTTTGTCGAGAAGTATTTCCGGGATCGTCAATTTACCCTGCCCAAAGCCGGCAAGTTATCGCTCGACATCAAGCCTGGAATTTTCGCCGCAATAGACCAGGACGCGATGGAAACCGTTTTACGCAACCTCCTGGAAAACGCGGTCCTCTATTCCGACCAGTCTCCGGAAATCATGATCTCTTTGAGCAGCGACCAGAATCACTGTTATCTTGTCTTTACCGACCACGGCCGCGGTATCGAACTTAACGACCAGAAGAAAATCTTCAACATTTTCTATCGCGTGCGTCGCAAAAACGAAAATATCCGCGGCACCGGCCTCGGACTTTTCATCGTACATGCCAACATCCTGCGCCATCACGGCCAGGTCAAAGTTGAAAGTCAAGGCCAGGGCCAGGGGACAACCTTCAGGATCACCCTCCCCCTCACAGGATCAGCGTCGACAACAGAGGCCTCATGA
- a CDS encoding response regulator transcription factor: protein MKKPHILLVEDEKHIAQGIIFNLELEGFLITHTETGAAAMDAFGRQSFDLVVLDLMLPDSHGFDLCREMRKTQPKLPILMLTALGEEQDRVSGLKEGADDYLTKPFSLDEFLLRIRGMLRRSAWYQPSQIKTEGYQFGNNLIDLNNLAAETTKGKIRITELEGRMLAIFFSNEGETLTRATLLKSVWGMAEDTETRTLDNFIVRIRKYFEEDPANPKHFLTVRGRGYRFVRKPEHG, encoded by the coding sequence ATGAAAAAACCACACATCCTCCTCGTCGAAGACGAAAAACACATCGCCCAGGGCATCATCTTCAACCTTGAGCTTGAAGGTTTTCTGATCACTCATACCGAAACGGGCGCCGCTGCAATGGACGCCTTCGGTCGCCAGTCTTTCGACCTGGTGGTTCTCGACTTGATGCTTCCGGACAGTCATGGTTTTGACCTCTGCAGAGAGATGCGCAAAACCCAGCCAAAGCTGCCGATCCTTATGCTTACAGCCCTGGGTGAAGAGCAGGATCGAGTCAGCGGGCTGAAAGAAGGGGCCGACGACTATCTCACCAAGCCGTTTAGCCTCGATGAATTCCTTTTGCGCATTCGTGGCATGTTACGCCGTTCAGCATGGTATCAGCCCTCACAGATAAAAACAGAAGGCTACCAGTTCGGCAACAACCTCATCGACCTGAACAATCTGGCGGCAGAAACCACAAAAGGCAAGATCAGGATTACCGAGCTCGAAGGTCGCATGTTGGCTATATTTTTCAGCAATGAAGGGGAAACCCTGACCCGGGCGACCTTGTTAAAATCAGTCTGGGGCATGGCTGAAGACACGGAAACCCGCACGCTCGACAATTTCATTGTCCGCATCCGCAAGTACTTCGAAGAGGACCCGGCCAATCCGAAGCATTTCCTCACGGTACGCGGACGAGGGTATCGGTTTGTGCGAAAACCTGAGCACGGGTAG
- a CDS encoding NAD(P)H-quinone oxidoreductase — protein sequence MKAVLMDEFGGLEVLKVGETEKPSPKQGEVLVKVVATSINRPDLVQRAGNYPPPPGDSEILGLEVSGTIEAIGPGVEGWQVGERVISLVGGGSYAEYAVAYASHLMRIPESMSFEEAACVCESYITAFLNVFMIGDFQDGQTAILHGGGGGVNTAAIQLSKALTPSSKLIVTAHPSKMDRVSELGADLVINYLENPDFTGIVKEYTNKKGVDLILDHVGAKYLGPNMKSLGYKGKMVSIGVISGIKAELNLALMMVKRQQIIGSVLRSRPVPEKAEIVAEFTRRAMPKFADRTIVPIIEKVFTIDEVVEAHRMMEEDKHFGKIVLKIAED from the coding sequence ATGAAAGCTGTTTTGATGGATGAATTCGGTGGCCTTGAAGTTCTCAAAGTTGGCGAAACCGAGAAACCTTCACCTAAACAAGGTGAAGTTCTGGTCAAGGTCGTTGCCACATCAATAAACCGCCCCGATCTGGTCCAACGTGCAGGGAACTACCCACCCCCTCCCGGCGATTCGGAAATCCTCGGTCTCGAAGTTTCTGGAACAATCGAAGCAATTGGTCCGGGCGTAGAAGGCTGGCAAGTAGGCGAGCGGGTTATCAGCCTGGTGGGCGGCGGCAGCTATGCAGAATATGCCGTAGCCTACGCCAGTCACCTGATGCGTATCCCCGAAAGCATGAGTTTCGAAGAAGCCGCCTGCGTCTGCGAATCCTACATCACGGCATTCCTCAATGTCTTTATGATCGGCGACTTCCAGGACGGCCAGACCGCCATCCTCCACGGCGGTGGCGGTGGCGTCAACACTGCGGCCATCCAGCTCAGCAAAGCCCTCACTCCGAGCAGCAAGTTGATTGTCACCGCTCATCCATCGAAAATGGATCGGGTCAGTGAGCTCGGCGCAGACCTGGTCATCAACTACCTGGAGAATCCCGACTTCACAGGAATCGTCAAGGAATACACCAATAAGAAGGGGGTTGACCTGATCCTCGACCACGTCGGCGCCAAATACCTCGGTCCGAACATGAAATCCCTCGGCTACAAGGGGAAAATGGTCAGCATCGGTGTGATCAGCGGCATCAAGGCTGAACTCAACCTCGCCTTGATGATGGTCAAGCGCCAACAGATTATTGGCTCGGTCCTTCGCTCCCGTCCAGTCCCTGAGAAAGCCGAAATTGTTGCCGAGTTCACCCGACGTGCGATGCCCAAGTTCGCCGACCGCACCATCGTACCGATTATTGAAAAAGTATTTACCATCGATGAAGTCGTAGAAGCGCACCGGATGATGGAAGAAGATAAACATTTCGGCAAAATCGTGCTGAAGATCGCAGAAGACTAA
- a CDS encoding shikimate kinase, translating to MQIDCALNIILIGMPGAGKSTVGVLLAKRLGYNFVDTDLLLQSQQQCRLQQLIAREGLENFKAIEEQVLTELSTTHSVVATGGSAVYSERAMGRLRTLGQLVFIDIPLEELLGRVHDMDNRGLVIGPNETYENLYKERLPLYQKYAEVTIPGGGMTVEAVAAEIETSVCGGTDE from the coding sequence ATGCAAATTGATTGCGCACTGAACATCATTCTGATCGGCATGCCAGGAGCCGGCAAGAGCACCGTAGGTGTGCTGCTGGCCAAGCGGCTCGGCTACAACTTCGTCGACACAGACCTGCTGCTCCAGAGTCAGCAACAATGCCGTTTGCAGCAACTCATCGCCAGAGAGGGGCTGGAAAACTTCAAAGCTATCGAAGAGCAGGTCCTGACAGAACTCTCAACAACGCACAGCGTGGTTGCTACCGGCGGTTCTGCGGTGTACAGTGAGCGGGCGATGGGCCGGTTGAGGACGCTCGGTCAACTGGTATTTATCGACATTCCTCTGGAAGAATTGCTCGGCAGGGTCCACGACATGGACAATCGGGGACTGGTCATCGGCCCGAACGAAACCTATGAGAACCTTTACAAGGAACGCCTGCCTCTTTACCAGAAGTACGCCGAGGTGACGATACCCGGCGGCGGGATGACGGTAGAGGCAGTCGCGGCTGAAATCGAGACATCTGTGTGCGGCGGCACAGACGAATAG
- a CDS encoding PilZ domain-containing protein yields MSYGKYFNKGQKVFIKRIFTDEGQVALDTITGYAMHSKPMQLDLALPYGCDAADSYPFEPGMQFEVLTDHMGMGLRLVASFVERISGQDIRLQFEGNLEFISRRIYRRVDVNAWVGIHRNTGNLADMRSLWEENLKKIKDGVSAAELTEFKKNLINLAGGGIRLPLKAPVEQSDLVLVYLSIGDKKGIICALAEAVWICDVDTNDMQQIGLRFLNILEEDQARIDTVVKALLDRLGKTGEEGES; encoded by the coding sequence ATGTCTTACGGAAAATACTTTAATAAAGGGCAGAAAGTCTTCATCAAGCGGATCTTCACTGATGAGGGACAAGTCGCCCTGGATACCATCACCGGCTACGCCATGCACAGCAAACCGATGCAGCTTGACCTGGCCCTTCCCTACGGCTGCGATGCCGCAGACTCCTACCCTTTTGAACCGGGCATGCAGTTTGAGGTTCTGACCGACCACATGGGCATGGGGTTGCGACTGGTGGCCTCTTTTGTTGAACGCATCAGTGGTCAGGATATCCGTCTGCAGTTTGAGGGCAACCTGGAATTCATCTCCAGACGCATCTATCGTCGCGTGGATGTGAATGCCTGGGTAGGCATTCATAGGAATACGGGCAACCTGGCAGATATGCGTTCACTTTGGGAAGAGAATCTCAAGAAAATCAAGGACGGGGTCTCTGCTGCAGAGCTGACCGAGTTTAAAAAGAACCTGATCAACCTAGCCGGAGGCGGCATCAGGCTCCCCCTCAAGGCTCCTGTCGAACAATCAGATCTTGTTCTGGTCTACCTCTCCATTGGTGACAAGAAAGGGATTATCTGTGCTTTGGCCGAAGCCGTTTGGATCTGCGATGTCGATACCAACGATATGCAACAGATTGGCCTGCGCTTTTTAAACATTCTGGAAGAAGACCAGGCACGCATTGATACAGTGGTAAAAGCACTGCTGGACCGACTCGGCAAAACCGGCGAAGAGGGTGAGAGCTGA
- a CDS encoding YqgE/AlgH family protein translates to MTLLVLLAMTNVLYATTPEKGMFLVADEQLKDPRFRNGVILLIQHNQQGSAGLVVNRGSRLSLSTILPKDSSLTGDGGTLSYGGPVDPNTLLALVKVRKHPPEPAEEVVEGLYVTGVGVLDEWTDFSAEVVSYRAFVGYTGWAAGQLGAEIQRGDWSVLQADAESVLTGDQGQLWKRLREALPK, encoded by the coding sequence TTGACGCTCCTTGTTCTGCTGGCAATGACCAATGTTTTGTATGCGACCACCCCGGAGAAGGGGATGTTTCTGGTTGCAGATGAGCAACTGAAGGACCCGCGTTTTCGTAACGGGGTCATCCTGTTGATCCAGCATAACCAGCAAGGTAGCGCAGGATTAGTCGTCAACAGGGGGAGTCGCCTGTCTCTGTCCACGATTCTTCCAAAAGATTCGAGTTTGACCGGGGATGGCGGAACACTCTCTTATGGTGGCCCGGTTGACCCGAATACCCTGCTTGCTTTGGTCAAGGTTCGCAAGCATCCACCGGAGCCTGCCGAAGAAGTTGTTGAAGGGCTTTATGTGACGGGGGTTGGAGTGCTTGATGAGTGGACGGATTTTTCAGCTGAGGTTGTCAGCTACCGGGCCTTTGTCGGTTACACCGGTTGGGCGGCGGGGCAGTTGGGCGCTGAAATTCAACGCGGTGACTGGTCTGTTCTGCAAGCCGATGCAGAGAGCGTTCTAACGGGTGATCAGGGGCAGCTCTGGAAACGTTTGCGAGAAGCTCTGCCGAAGTAA